The genomic segment TCCACGTGCAGGGCGTCAAGGTGCGCCAGTCCAAGTAGCCCGGAGATCCCATGCCTAACGCTCGCGACCTAATCGCCTCGGCTGCGGCCGCTCTGAAGGAGCGCGTGGACGAGGTCAACCGACTCAACGTATTTCCTGTGCCCGACGGCGACACAGGCATCAACATGTCGCTCACCATGGACGCAGTGGTCGCCGAGACGGCAAAGCTCCCGACCGATGCGACCGTCGCCGACATCTGCAAGGCGGTCACACATGGCTCGCTCATGGGAGCCCGCGGCAACTCGGGTGTGATCCTTTCGCAGATCCTTCGCGGCATGTGCGAGGGGCTTGATGGCGTCACCGCGTTCAATGCAGCAGCGCTTGCCGCGTCGCTCGAACGGTCAACCACGGTAGCTTTCCAGGCGGTGCGTAAGCCTGTTGAAGGCACCATGCTCACCGTCATCAAGGACACGGCGGAGGCGGCTGCCACGGCCGCTGCGGCAGGACTCACCCCGTCTGCTGCGCTTGAGGCAGTCTCGGTCGGGGCCT from the Coriobacteriia bacterium genome contains:
- a CDS encoding DAK2 domain-containing protein codes for the protein MPNARDLIASAAAALKERVDEVNRLNVFPVPDGDTGINMSLTMDAVVAETAKLPTDATVADICKAVTHGSLMGARGNSGVILSQILRGMCEGLDGVTAFNAAALAASLERSTTVAFQAVRKPVEGTMLTVIKDTAEAAATAAAAGLTPSAALEAVSVGAFESVKRTPELLPVLKENGVVDAGGFGLAILIEGFVAAALGKKVVVA